From Erigeron canadensis isolate Cc75 chromosome 5, C_canadensis_v1, whole genome shotgun sequence:
gtaatatggtggatagtccaggtaccatttcagtaaataacccataattaaattgatagttgatacataaataataataaaaataataattataataatagtaataataataattttcaatattattattattactatcatTATTATTGCTATAGCTAGAAGGGTGGGACCCAGATAGTATCGCGACTCcccactaatttcttgtaattttttgaaattttcaataaaagttattattatataaaaaaataaaataaataataataataataataataataataataataaaataaataataataatctatactatattataaaagaaatagccccttttatttatggaagtgttgaaaatatgtaatattttcacttagcaccccttaaaaatATTTCCacatacactaccccataacattaatgattaatttatactaccaatcctttattctttaatatattttcattaactatttacatcaattgtctacaccactcgacgctgtctccaccaccaacactcggccccccactacaacggcattgtcacgaccaccgccgcattgcgcaggtaacgtgctagtaatattaataaacataagaaaaaacacagtctaaaaaataacaaagtaaaaaatagtttaacatttttttatggattagaagacataggaaaaaaaaacttagaattaaaaaaattccTTGAAGACAAAAAATGATACCGTAATTATTAGTTGTAGGATATATGAAGACCATTGAATGAGATTTTGTAGAATTatgaaataataattaataactaattGATTGGAAGGAAATAACTCACGTACATAAAAGGAAAGTTAAGAAACTAATCTAATGGACATAAATCATTTGTCTTTTATCATCCAACGGTTGTACCTTAATCAAGAATGAATTTAAGTGGTTGGTTTATAGTTATTGAGAGATAAGTAATAGAAGAAGTTCACCTTAACGAGCATGATGAAAATATCTATAATTCTTACTCCCCGTCCTATTTTAATTTTCCTAGTTTGACTTTATAGGTTTTTGactttaactttgaccgtaaatatctttgtttgtattatataatactcgtagttgataaaagttatatcaatgaaaattacatttaaaactcaatccattcatatattcatACTGagtgttatataaaataaactttttcaaaaatatttagagtcaaagttgaaaaaaaaagaatcagaAAGTCAAATTAGAACATTTAAAATGATAGAGTCACATGCGGAAGCACATGTGAGGGAAGGGTAGCGTAGGCTACCACTCAACTTTGTCCATATAGTgcaaaataattacaataacttttggtttttcatttgtGCTACCGGTCTAATGATTTTATGCTACCCGTCTAATTAAAATGGAAGactgaaacaaaaataaccagATTACTTGTTAATGTGGACTAGCTCATTTAGTAAAAACTTATGTTTTTTGGGAGAGACTAATGTTTAAACTTTGACATATGTATATTTAGGATTTTAGGATAGTTTTAGGAGTATAAATAGATAtggtatagtatatataaaaacaacatGATCAATCGATTaacaaataagatttttttaaaaattacaaacacgtaataatatactatattgttgcttgtttatttttttcaccACCTAAGTAGAGTAATTCAATCTTCATTTCCTTGAGTTTTGTGATCGTTTTGTTTTTAGTTCTTGAACTCATTGAATAATTAAGATGATGACCTGTACACCATTATTTTTTGGTTATATAGCACCAAATCTGCTCTCCAAATGTACTTTACTGTATTGTACAAACCATATTTGATGGTATACGGTCAAAAATCGATAGTGTATAGATCACTAGCCACCATTTGAGTTTGATTTCTTATAGTTACGAAGGTTAATCATAAAGGTTTATTAAAGTTCGAAACGAACCGAAAAAAGAATAGACTCGTAACTAGATTTGTGCTACCCGTAACAAAATTTTCTGGTTCCGCCACTAGCTGGAGTATATCGAAGTGGAAATCAGGGGTAGTGTTGACCCATTTACTTCTGAATGAATTAGTCGGGTCGTGTTTCATCTCTAATGGAACACAAATTTATAATGAAAAACTTAAGCGTAAAATGAGTGGTCTAACTGCTTGAAGGTCACCCAACCTGTATCTTTAGTATATACctttcaaatcaattttattcCGAAAAGTGAAAACTATATCATTATTGAAAGCATATAAGTTTTGTAATCATATCCTTAAaactgaattcttataaaaaagggagaaaaaaatTGGGCAAATAGTATGGTGCGCTGACCCATACAAAGATTTACCCACTTTGACTGTTTACCCAAACTTCCTGTTTTGCCACCTAAATCACTCATGGGCTGTATGACACAAACAAAGAGCATATTCAAGTGATTTaccatgttaaatttttaatgcTTGCTAAGAAACCTTACCCGATGAAGCTGTTCCAGCAAACACGGCTTGCATGTACTGTTTTGGCAACTTCCCTGCAGACCCTATTAGGCTTCCTCCTATCAACCCATCAGCTAAACCGCAAATCACAACCAATGCAACCACCACATAAAACATGCTTATGTTCCCAGCCCAGTCGGTTATCATAATTACCATTAGAGAAATAACAAACATGGTAAATCCAAAGTTCATCTTAACTCTAAAAGAAACTTTTCTACTCAAATCATTCCATGTTATCATCACAACTAGAACTAATAGCGAAGAACTCATATAAGCTACTGAAAACACTTTCTCTACGTGTTTTTCGGGGTAAAGATAACCAAAATAATCTATAACTGTGATTAATGTGTTCCATGGAAGCAAATTGCCTGCACCTAGTAGGAAATGAATCATATAAGCTATCTTGTACGTGTCTTTTTGTTCAGTTTGATCTAGGCTgctcttcaatctctccatttttgtttaattttgcacttttttgtttggtttgatATGGCTCTCTTTGTACCTAGCAAAGCATTATATGGGCAGCAGTTAATTAAAGGCCATTTTGGGAATATCTTTTCAATGATTAAAGGCGGATAAAGAGTTAGAAAAATTGCCATGAGAAGAAAGGTAAAGAAAAAAATCTTGACATTTTGACAAGGGTAGTACAAAGAAAGATTCTTTCTACAGTAATTCTTTTGTTTTCAGAGTACTTAtagattttctttttacttAAACACTCGGTAATTTTCGTTTCTATGTTTGAAAAACCAACCCTCGCTTAGGTTATCTAAGTAATTACGTAAGAGTCAACTTATCAATCATAATACCCGCGACAAAACAGGTTAATTACAACAGAATCAAACCATACTAGAATGTTGTTACAAATTTGTTATTCTGATTTATTGAACATCATAAGTACAGTTTCAAAACGCAAATCCAACGTTGTATGCCAACTCAATCCCACATAAGTTACGAAACCCCAATGTCGATATATAACTTAATGAACTAATATGTTTATTACTAATTACTTTTTACGATGGAATCTCATTGGGCTTAACTACGCTTTTTGACAGCGTGTAACAGAGTTCATTATGCTTAGTAAGGTTTCTTTTTCATGCAGAATGATTGGAAAATAATGGGCAGGTAAGTTGATGTAATCTAGTGCCTTCTTTcatgcaaaagaaaaaaaaaatatgatcatGTGTTATGTGGGGACAAAAGGAGTGGAAAAAATGGTTTTCTACTGTATCATACTGTTTCAAACACATGTTTGCTACCTTTGAATGTTATGAATCGAGTCAATAAGTCCATTACATATGATCAGTTCTGGTCACATTAGAATGGGCTCCTTGAAAATCAGTTTGATTCCCTGCCATCATTTGAAACGATGGTCGTGGACCATTAAAACCGTTGTAGCTGACTTTTTTCTTTGCTATGTATCGACGTCTCCATTTCATCGGTGTACATTAGAGGGCCCCAATGATGACGCACGTCACTTTTCATGAGTTTTATCATATCAGTTACACTcgtcactttcaaaaataactTCAAATGACATACCCTTACCAAAAAAATGTCTCATcacttcatttttattattatccaaTTACTAgttacgtaaaaaaaaaaaaaaaaaaaaaagaaaactagtGGCCGATACATGAAGGAACCAACCTATGCTTGTCTTTGCCTCGTTGCCTAACCGGCGACGAACTGATTTTACAAACTacattccttttctttttcttttcttttttccccCTAAACTCCAAGCGCGTATGAGAAATTTTAGAATTTCCCAAGATATATGGAGGACAGTGAAATCCGCTccaaatattttattgttttctcTTGTGCTCTTCTAAACCTTAACTGCTTTTGATTAACTAggtttaaaaatgaattttaacaaattaatgTAGACCACCGGCCACCGCGGTTATATCCCATAAGCAAGATAACACCCTCTTTTATAGTTTACTCCATTAACCTCAAACGGACACTTTAGAGTATGCATCATTAATTTACATAAGGTAAACATACAATTTTGAATTTGAGTAAAACCCGATTCAGATGATGCATCGCCACTTTGAACAATCCCAGTATTAGTCTGATGATGACACTCTTTCTCAGTAGCTATCATGATTCGAAGTATAGTATTGGTCGActtaattatgtaaattatcatTTCCTTTTGCAAAAACGATTCTTTAATAACCCAAATAGGATACAAAACTATTGAAAAAAGTCATGTTTGGTTTTATGGTCATGAAGTAATGAATATCATTTCCATTACAATTATTTggtaaatgattttgaaaattggaTGTCAAAAGTTTGATAAGCGACCCCATCTGTTATCTTGATTCGTAATTCAATTTAAAACATGAGTGATGATGATATTGGTCCTCTGTGAAAAAAGGATGCTCCAATTGAATGTTGTGTATCCCACATCGGCTGTGGGAAGTAAAATTGTAAGGGGGAGATGGTTATAAAAGCAAAGGGCCTAAAGATGCAGAAGGCATACCTTTCTCGGCCTTTTGGCTAAGATCAAGTGTAGTATCTGTTCTTATCAGTTTAATATCTGATATGTGAGCCATCGGCTCACTCGatattaatcttattttttatgGGGGAAGGGTCATTTGATTAGCTTGCTAGTTGGGCTCTTCATGTGTCGCCTTGGTCTTACACTTTCACCTTGGCCTGGCACACCCCTCCAATCTCTagtcaaatttaattttattaatattctaCTTTTAGGTCTACTATGATCAAGTTATCTCATGGTGTACTGATTTGGTTAAAATTATAACTTAGTCAACCTTTGTAAGGAGGCTATGATAATGGCAAATTGGCATATCAGGTGAATGGGTGGAATGTGCACCAGTGGGCACTTTTTATCCGTGCACAATCAAATTACCAAAGCTAACGATGATTTCCGATTGATGAACAAGAAGGAAAATGGAATTCTTGTATTTTCTGACTCACCCCCGGCTATGAAAACATAATCTTCAGAATGAATTCACTAGTGTTGCTTGTTTATGAAAAATACCCGGAAGGGATGCGCGCTAAATTAGTTATGAACCTAGTAATTTCGTCAAAAAAATGGGAGGTTCAAGGATCAAAATTCTTTACGTTTGCTCGACATTTATGAGGCCTGCCGTGCCAAAATTCTAATTTACTACGAGTATTAAGATCTTTATATGGTTTGAGATGACATCAAAAAATGGAAATGAGAATGGGGAAAAAGATAGAAAAGAAAGCAGAAGAAAAAAGACAGAATGTGCGGATGTGCTAAAGAGTTATGCTAATCTATGATCATCCAAACAAAAAGATTGGAAAAAATCTTTCATTAGATCGAATAAAATATCACGTTGAACCGACTATAGGACAACTTAAGTAGCAATGTTGACATAAGTAAAGGATTCATAGATGACACCACAAAGTCACATATATGAACGGACCATGTGACCCGAATGCAAGAGGAACCTACATTATTGGCCTTCATTCAACCCAAGTTTGAGAGTTAACAGgtcaaaagtgtaaattgtcttaagtatatgtattttagAGTCTAGTActgtatgtaattatgtatgttAAGTTAGAAAGTtctatgtaaaataaaataaatactgtatgtaattatgtatgttAAGTTAGAAGGTTCTAATGTGTATTTTATAGGttctaggtaaaataaaataaatattgaagtaaaacaaataaaacaataggttttctttcactgaaaatcatcgtggatcatgaaaatcattgtgcatcaatatatatacttgtgtttcgTAAATCTTCGCGCATCAATTTTACCATGATCTaaatgtcaagatcttgtcttatttgttttactttaatacttgttttacaacaaCCAacctctaaaaccctaaaaaacattgttcagaaggtTACGTCTCCTCATATAAAGGAATATATATGCGCAATCATAACGGGTTGCATCTAACCCAGATTCAGTTAATTAATAGGACTTCCTTTGGGTTCATCCCTTTGATCTATCTTGTGCGTATAGTATTGTTATTGTGATATTTCAAAAGAGCTAGGAAAGAGTTTTATGGGGGTAAATTCTTTATTCCCGCAATTCCGAGTAAGTAAGTAGCACCCACTTCACAATACCTCAATAGTGTATgaggaggttgagatgtaaaGAACCTTTAAATTAGACGTATGTCTGGAcaccaggactctcgaaaaaccctattaatccactctcacaaatgtgagaagtgagattcgaacccaaATAGATTCTCTCAAAAACCTTACTAATGGGCTACCAACTCCATTGGCAACTCATCATATTGAAATGACATGAAGATTACTTTCGGTGAGACCTAGCCAGCAAAATTAAAGCTTCATTTATAGCCATTGGACGTCCATTGAAATGATATTTAAAGGATATTTGTATGGTTAGaagtaaaattaattttttaaaaagatttacatatattaatatatatatacgagagacATAGATACAGAGTTGTACCAAAAATCCAGAGTTTTCTTTTGCTAAAACGGAATCATAAGTTAAAATTTGGCCCGTCAAGTACCTATGTATGTAAAGCGTGAACGTTTGATATTAACCGCTATCTATCATACGAGTACATTGAACAAAAGCCTTCTAGACATAATGTCactgacacacacacacacaaaaaaaaaaaccatctaTCAAAATGTGTATATACACGATAGTGATAGTTCAACTAACAACCATCTTCAAAACATTATTTCTTTTACCAGAAAAGGAAAAATATGGTGGAACAATACACTAAAAAATATTCTTGTTTTACACATGTATTTGCCACATACTCAATAAAATGTACTGTTTAgttcatttaactaattatatatttacggTGACAAAATGAGTTAATCAAGTAAAAATTAATACATCATAGTATTATAgaattaattttcaaaaatgtaaaaaaaaatatttgcgCGAATTAGTGATTAGTTTGTTTACctaaatatatgtgttttttaaCAGCAAACTATAAATTGCTACTACCAGATACAGTGCCAGAATATTTATCCCGATGGACAAATTTATAACTTTAATCTTACGTTTTGTATGTATTCactatagttattattatttttttttacgggTAAAACTCCAaatatacctttaaaatataaaaaaatttaattatattgtacTAAAATAGGGGTGAGAGTAGCTCCCAACACGGGCCGAGTTACTATTCACAAGCTATTCtaataataaagtatataatataatttgatatCATCCCTTTTTCTACATTAATTTGGTAGAGTCTGGAAGTAGCTTCTCTACCTTTAATAGGGTTAAGCTTTAATTTtatctacatctcaaccttcTCCATACACCATCAAAGAAAGTACTGAGActcaaaattcataaaaaacgACATTGGGAGtaaaatatattgtatttaaCTTGAATAGGGGCGGGTTATTTTTAGTCCATATAactttacacatgtgtaagttgtaagagaaaaagaaaatgaaccGCACTGGTTGTTTCTCGGAATCAtttttaacttacacatgtgtaagtcgtcgTGGCGGTGGTCGCTGTCGCCCGAAAATCATGGtgatggtcggagatgatggggGTGGTGATAGGAGGTGGTTGCGATTTAAGGAGATGAAAGAAAATCAATAAgtttaaattaaactaaaaataagctggactcaaaataacttttctctAACttagaatatataatatttcaaatCACACGCCGTTATAAGTCACACATTTCAATAGAAAAATAGAAATACATAGAAAATCTGCCACATCATGCATCGCaattttacatattaaaaaGATGGTATCAAGTTTGtccatacatatatttataaataaaatgccCGTTGTTTAGGCAAACCTTCCAAATCAAGCTTTATCATTTGCCGGAAAACGTAACTCCTGATAATTATGTTGCATGCATGTATGAAGAAAATATTAGCCAAGCACTTACTTTCCTAATAAATATTATGATATTgggtttaattaatttgatgccaTTGATGCTCACATATACACAAAGATGTATGTGCATATATACATACGATCATATGTAAATTCTATGAATTGATATACGTAATTAATGAAATATCTATATCATTTAAGCATAGATCGATGAACATACCTCATCAAGGTTAGATTGGTGGTGGTTATTCTCCATCATCAATCCAAATTGAATATGAGGAAAATGTGCCCACTGTATATAAAATGTCTATTACTCTATATATTGTAattaagaagattaagaatAATAATGTTAACCAATTAACTTGCTTACGTTTTTTGCAGCATTGCTAAAAGCTTCCTTATGGCTGATATCTGGATTGTTCGCTTTGATCCTTTGAATCTCCTCTCTGCATTTTATTCATACTTTATCGTCGAGATCGATATCATCGTATATGTACTCCATCCCGCTAAATTTGTCttacttttaaaatttcaaagtcaaacttttgaccataaatatttttatttgtattatataatagttgatgaaattaATTATACTAATGAAACAAACATCTaaatcaatcaattcatataactttcataaaatatttcataacgcagaaataaatattttattatcaaaattcgtaaaatttgactttgaaaatataaaagtagACAAGTTTAGTGGgacaaataatattaaaaaggatTCTTATGTACTTTATCAAACTGTACTAATTAAAAATCCGATTCCACATTTAAAAACAACCGATCGATCAATGAACTCATATTGGTACATATGTAATCTAAGATAGAGGGGAATAGGTCAAGATCATTACTTTATGAACCGATTATACAAAGAAGGAACGCGTTGCCTCTTCTCCGGAACTGCAAATTAAAGTAAATGAACAAGATGCTGAAACATTTGATCATTTAATTAAACTTGCATATATCTTGAAAAATGTAAAGCAAGAAATGAACTAACGACGGTTGTTGATCATCTCTGGTGCATCAGTAACTACTGTAGGAGGGTGTGGTCGCGTGGTCATTGGCATCTTGTTGTTGAAGTCTTGCGATAATCCCAAGTTAACCGTAAAATTTGGTGCAATGAGGTTGGGTCCTGCTTGCTGAAAGAATaagaatatataaaactaaGCATCAAATTAAAGGGTGATCAACTTGACTAGGCGGATGCATCAAGGCTTTAGCTAGGTTTCAAAGTCATATACACAAGATGTACATGTTGGATTAATTTTAGGattgtatattgtatatataggaCTTGTCCCACTAGCAATCCAAGGATATATATTGATTTCTCTCTTGCCAACACTATTATGGTAACATCTAATTAAATGAGTTTATTGAGCTCTAGCTTGTGGATATGCCGGATAACACGAGTACTTGACAGGAAAAATAAGTAGAAAATGGTTTTGGTTCCTATGGGAAATGTTGGTAATTCTTAATTAAGGaactaattaactaattattatatattttcaaaagcaTTGATGAAAACCATAAGAGCCTTCTACACATGGGAGAACAAATCCTTTAGGGCGTTGCTAGGATTCGAACATGGCTTGGGCACACCAAAATTGGGGGTGCTAGTTATCTATCCGTTCTGcctttcaagaaaaaatataaaaaaacatgagAGCGTTAAGCTCAAGATCTTACAGTTGTAATTAATTGGATCCTTTcatatatttctttctttcaagaTAGAAAAGAATTAAGAATCAAAGATCATTTATTACTGAAGAAAAGCAGCTTAAATTTAAAGTATGTACTTTGGCTCTTCCATTCTATGGTATTTCCCTACTGTTGCAATACTTGGTTATTCCCTTATGATTTCTCAAGTCTTGGTTCAGGAAGATACGCTCTTTTCGTGATAAGTTTCAATCACTTTAGTGTTCAATCACTTTCAAATAATTTAGGTTCCATCAAGTTGGTCAGGGATACGATCGACTAATGTTTGGAAGGTGTTTCGCCTTCCTTTAGTAGCACACAAACAAAAATGCTGTAAAGAACATATACCGAACATGTAAAGTGAAACTTTTATCGTGCATTTGTACGTGCCTAATAGACTAAATTTGTATAGCTTGCCTACGGAAGTCGGTTTCAAGATGTATATGACACACTCACCTGATGATGAGAGGAAGATTCAGCAACCTGAAAGGTGGAAGTGGAACCAGCAGCTGAAAGAGATTGATGAAAAGCTGCAGCCATGCCCACATTTACAGGCCACATATTGGTGCAGTTCCCACATTTCACTGTCACTGTATCAAACAAGTTATTGCATGGTACACTCACCTGGATCCATCATTATACACCCATTTCATCAGTAAATTAAAAATGACCccaacaaatttatataaaaccaaaaaaaaaaaaaaacaaataactaaactCATTATTCAAATGTTTTCAGTTTAGTACTAGTTTGAAAGACAGAGATATGTTTTCTATATATGATCAACTTTTGTAACTAAACTCATCTATTATAAAGTTAATAAGTCTCATCCACGTATTTCAAGATATAAACAATATGAAAATTTCATCCccatttctaacttttttttcttgttcCATTGTCAAATATGGGAATAAAATGCAAACTCAGGGCTTTTGCACACAAGCCTTTATTCTTTCATATACAGAATTGTGAGAGGATAGTACTATCATACTGAAAATATAGCTTATGGTTCATCATATCCTAGTGATATATGAAACTAGTACTTGTTTCTGTGTGTGTACATCATTACATGTGCGTGTGTCTCCTTTGATCACTTCTAGTAGAAGAAAATACAAGAAAAAGCCACAAGCGACGCATAGTAGACGCACTAATCAACTTTGTTTGTTTCTAGGTTACGGAAGGTGCTTAATCGTCTCTCTAAACTTAATACTATGTGATAATAATCAGATATCCAAGATGTTAGCATAGTATTATAGATCAAAGGATTGATCAACTCTTACAACACATAACAGATATTGTGGTCCTAGATTTCATCTCCTTgtgatttgtcaattttttagACTCCACTACTCTATGCAAGTGTACTAAATGATTGAATCTAATCGTCACCATTCCTCATTTGCGTGCTATCAAAAAAAGATCCGAGCTATGCATAAATTACACAAAAAGGAATACATATATAGGGAGAAAGATAATTAAAGAGAGGAATTAAAAGAGTACAGCAAGAACAATATTGCAGAAGTTGCAATGTATGTAACAAAGTTGTTCAGAAGTTACTACTGCAACATCTGTGCAGGTGCTGCTATTGCTGCTGCTTGACATCACAATGATCACCAAAAAAGAGAAATATTTAGTGTATAGCCTGTGTCTTTGCTTTGCTAACTTTTTAAACTAGGGCTTGTATGATTCTGATAGATGTTACTTGTTTATTCTCtttccatattatatatataggtgaagAAGCATTCATTATTAACATAATAAATATGAAAGTATAGTAATGTGTATTTATTAGAGATTTAATTAAAGTACTTAATTTGTTCTTTGGTCCATCCAGGACATTGCGTGAATCGACACAAACTCACGCAACCTTGGTGCAAACTGACCGCTTGAAAGCCCCGTTCTAGGAAATACCCCGAGAAGTCAAGGTTCAAACCTGAGACCTCACAGTACTCATCGAGCCATCCCCGTCACTACTCTCCATGCTGCCACTTGATCTAAGACCAAGCTAGGTCTCCTAATGCATAGAAATAACGTGTAGTTGTTTGATATCtgaacttttaaaatttcaatatcaaGAAAACttataagaaaaatgatttatcctcctaaaaaattagcctaaaaatcctcttaataactttagatggtgacatgtggataccattaattctctttcctaatctcactcTCTGATTTTTCATATGTCATCcgattaattaggaggatttttaagctGATAACTTAGGAGGATTAACTTATAAAGATTCATATGTGCAATTAAATGAAAACTCCCAAAAGTGTTAAAACTCTGAAAAACgataaaaataacatttttttttttttttagaattgtAACAATCTAGTTGTTAACAATATTTTGTATAGACCAGTGTTTAAAAACTTATGATACAGGTCACTTACAATTCTGGATTTATCGTAGTACAATTACTTCGCTCTACATGctttacgagtatatatatgacgatgattatttttttgcaaATTTGCAGGATCAATTATGGATTAAAAAGTCGTTCTTAGAATCTTTACATATTTTATGTAGTGACTGTCCCCTCCATGTAATCATGAAATCGTAAAATGAAAGGGAATTGACGGCAATGACAACGCGATGGCGACTTAAAACCACAACCTAAATGAATGACCACGACTTCTCCAAGTTTCACTTAAGCTAATATGGAAAAGAATCAAAGAATAGGGTCAAACACTAGCCATTTATATGTAGCCATAACTTGGCCCGTGGGCTCAAGCTCTGGCGCACcacttatttaaatttattacttCGATGATGAATTAATAGTACTAGCTCTATGTACTTGATAGATCGATCTGCAGCCTTGAAGTACTTGCTACTTGCCAAATCAAAAAAAgtcataaaatgaaaaaactagCTACCAAGTGGTAAAATAAATGGTTAAAAGGAATGAAAGAAGTTAATTTGGGGATTTGATTCATCAATAATATAGCAATAAGCAATG
This genomic window contains:
- the LOC122599525 gene encoding axial regulator YABBY 5-like, encoding MSSSSNSSTCTDVAVVTSEQLCYIHCNFCNIVLAVSVPCNNLFDTVTVKCGNCTNMWPVNVGMAAAFHQSLSAAGSTSTFQVAESSSHHQQAGPNLIAPNFTVNLGLSQDFNNKMPMTTRPHPPTVVTDAPEMINNRLPEKRQRVPSLYNRFIKEEIQRIKANNPDISHKEAFSNAAKNWAHFPHIQFGLMMENNHHQSNLDEELRFPANDKA